In a genomic window of Penaeus chinensis breed Huanghai No. 1 chromosome 30, ASM1920278v2, whole genome shotgun sequence:
- the LOC125041336 gene encoding uncharacterized serine-rich protein C215.13-like: protein MATWSSLVLLSAMAVSALSLPQPDEGAYNIPRVGAGRRSQYYVLHSDGTYKYGHDTGEGAFESARLKSAGDLDGEFGYKDPEGQNVRLQYKSGVGGFRAQGDHLPSPHPDFTAAHAAAQSRRPFVDPQADTDTDASYTFQFAGDEQSRTEVSDADGNVRGSYTYTDEDGRTRTFSYTAGRGIGFVVEGDDLPQQIDSDATPAATRLASSSRRFSSSRPAGTSSNRQTSTASSFRATAGGQRTAPKRPVATQASSSQFGSRVASTSFTGQSAHRRPFGSPTPARRPSASSFGTSAQRTPATYSTSISHTPAASRPSAPRTPSSFSSSASRAPAASRPSASSSFSPQTRLSSRPFEEANTRSEVRADGGYSFAYETSSHSRAESGDRDNNVDGKFDFVAEDDGQRRSVQYEAGSDTGFIAEGAHIPVGPEVPGAPSGQPTGRLVPVKETPFVDPLADTGLDASYNFAFDSEQYSRSETADADGNVQGTYTVVDDDGTRRTFRFRAGKGIGFETEEISVSRGPPPSRAASTAPASSSTSSLGAGSTFSSTSQGSAASGGVISYKSPSTASRTPEAPRPSSTASFSSFSSSSSQQASRTPPLRSIFKPTSTKEVFPGFKLHQYDFTKNPDKFGYVLTFDN from the exons ATGGCAACCTGGAGTAGCTTG GTGCTGTTGTCCGCTATGGCGGTTAGCGCGCTGAGTTTGCCCCAGCCCGACGAGGGCGCCTACAACATCCCTCGCGTGGGCGCAGGGAGACGCTCCCAGTACTATGTCCTGCACAGCGATGGTACTTACAAGTACGGCCACGACACCGGTGAGGGAGCCTTCGAGAGCGCGCGTCTGAAGAGCGCCGGAGATCTGGACGGAGAGTTCGGATACAAGGATCCTGAAGGACAAAACGTCAGGCTTCAGTATAAGTCCGGAGTGGGTGGATTCCGGGCGCAGGGCGACCACCTGCCTTCCCCGCATCCTGACTTCACGGCAGCCCATGCGGCGGCGCAGTCCAGAAGGCCCTTCGTGGACCCTCAGGCCGACACCGACACCGATGCCTCCTACACATTCCAGTTCGCCGGTGATGAGCAATCGCGGACCGAGGTGAGCGACGCCGACGGAAATGTTCGCGGGTCCTATACGTACACCGACGAAGACGGCCGCACACGCACGTTCTCCTACACGGCCGGTCGAGGCATTGGCTTCGTCGTCGAAGGAGACGACCTGCCGCAGCAGATTGATTCGGACGCGACTCCCGCCGCTACCCGACTAGCTTCGTCTTCCAGGCGCTTTTCTTCATCGCGCCCGGCGGGAACATCATCCAACAGACAGACGTCGACGGCATCTTCCTTCAGAGCGACTGCGGGAGGCCAGCGCACTGCACCAAAACGTCCCGTCGCCACTCAGGCTTCCAGCTCCCAGTTTGGTTCACGCGTGGCGTCTACCAGTTTTACCGGGCAGTCTGCACATCGCAGACCTTTCGGTAGCCCTACACCTGCTCGGCGgccctctgcttcttcctttggTACTTCGGCTCAGCGCACACCTGCAACCTACAGCACTTCCATTTCTCATACCCCTGCTGCCTCCCGGCCCTCTGCACCCCGCACTCCCTCCAGCTTCAGTTCTTCCGCTTCCCGCGCCCCCGCGGCCTCCCGTCCCTCCGCCTCCAGCTCCTTCTCCCCCCAGACTCGTCTCTCAAGTCGTCCATTCGAAGAGGCCAACACGCGCAGCGAGGTCAGAGCCGATGGCGGTTATTCCTTCGCGTATGAGACTTCCAGCCACTCTCGGGCAGAGTCTGGTGACAGAGATAACAACGTTGACGGAAAGTTCGATTTCGTGGCCGAGGACGACGGTCAGAGACGAAGTGTGCAATATGAAGCTGGATCTGACACAGGATTCATTGCTGAAGGTGCTCACATTCCCGTAGGACCTGAGGTTCCCGGAGCACCATCCGGTCAGCCAACTGGAAGGCTCGTCCCAGTAAAGGAGACGCCCTTCGTAGACCCTCTCGCCGATACTGGCTTAGATGCCTCCTACAACTTTGCCTTTGACTCTGAGCAATACTCTCGTTCAGAAACCGCTGACGCCGACGGAAACGTGCAGGGCACCTACACCGTAGTGGATGACGATGGAACGCGTCGCACTTTCCGCTTCCGCGCCGGAAAAGGTATCGGATTTGAGACAGAAGAGATCTCAGTTTCTCGcggtcctcctccttcccgagCTGCATCCACCGCACCTGCCTCTTCCAGCACTTCCTCTTTGGGCGCAGGTTCCACTTTCTCTTCCACAAGCCAGGGATCGGCTGCCAGTGGTGGCGTGATTTCCTACAAATCTCCTTCCACCGCCAGCCGCACCCCCGAGGCTCCTCGGCCTTCAAGCAcagcttccttctcttcctttagcaGTTCCTCTTCACAGCAGGCCTCGAGGACACCTCCCCTGAGAAGCATCTTCAAGCCCACGTCAACCAAAGAGGTTTTCCCGGGATTCAAGCTGCATCAGTATGACTTTACAAAGAACCCAGATAAGTTTGGCTACGTCCTGACCTTCGATAACTAG